A part of Paenibacillus donghaensis genomic DNA contains:
- a CDS encoding DNA adenine methylase — protein sequence MVQIRERISGKKKRNAPHSIIPYIGGKYGLVSRIIPLIKWCAESYELAGLIEGAAGGARIMLNTSPDLFEHRILNDLDLSLAKLYAAIGDKELVYQLIKRLNELEYSKEVFDTAVLDRDLDAELADRRIYKGTSSIVNAAAYTFICAHQSHAANMKGYDRGREARCYSDYYDKVDCLDAFQPLLEGVTVTHGSCLDLVDEYYDRGEYFMYIDMPYPEKTMRGGNHYKYNCTHEVLEELANKLINTKMKIALSSYPCDIYDRLCDQHGWQRLFLKMKSVTMGGTASLKGAECLYINFEIPFELEDSITSGCLW from the coding sequence ATGGTGCAAATTAGAGAAAGGATCTCTGGAAAGAAGAAGCGGAACGCACCTCATTCTATCATCCCGTACATTGGTGGTAAGTATGGACTTGTCTCTCGTATCATTCCTCTTATTAAGTGGTGTGCCGAATCGTATGAACTGGCAGGACTGATTGAAGGAGCGGCGGGAGGCGCTCGGATAATGCTTAACACTTCACCAGATTTATTTGAGCATAGAATCCTTAATGATTTGGATCTTTCACTAGCCAAGCTCTATGCAGCTATTGGCGATAAGGAGTTAGTTTATCAACTAATAAAACGATTGAATGAGTTGGAGTATTCAAAAGAAGTTTTCGATACTGCAGTTCTTGATCGTGATTTAGATGCTGAACTAGCTGATAGAAGAATCTACAAAGGTACTTCAAGTATTGTAAACGCTGCGGCGTATACTTTTATTTGTGCTCACCAAAGTCACGCAGCAAACATGAAGGGTTATGATAGAGGAAGGGAAGCGAGATGTTATAGTGACTATTATGATAAAGTTGACTGTCTGGATGCATTTCAGCCACTGCTTGAAGGTGTGACAGTGACTCATGGGAGTTGCCTTGATCTTGTGGATGAATACTATGACCGGGGAGAATATTTCATGTATATTGACATGCCTTACCCTGAGAAAACAATGAGAGGGGGGAATCACTACAAATACAATTGTACACATGAGGTTCTTGAAGAACTCGCCAATAAATTGATAAATACAAAAATGAAAATTGCTTTAAGTAGTTATCCTTGCGATATTTACGATCGATTGTGTGATCAGCATGGATGGCAAAGGCTTTTTTTAAAGATGAAGAGTGTAACAATGGGAGGCACCGCCAGTCTTAAGGGGGCTGAATGTCTGTATATAAATTTTGAAATCCCCTTCGAGTTGGAAGACAGTATCACCTCTGGTTGCCTTTGGTAA
- a CDS encoding response regulator, which yields MPLSFCIVDDDAAARRMLQHIIEDSGLGEVVGTADGGQEGVKLILGEAPDIVLMDLLMPDQDGIETINSLQAQGCRSKFVMISQIENGDLVGRAYRSGIEFFIRKPINKFEVEAVLQKVNERYAINRYLEEIKSSLFKLEGLQFGPPPIPPAKRSVKEIIQPILMNIGMISENGSRDIIIIMEQIAARGGEMGTLPPLKELYGWAAATTKETPAEIAKEVKAVEQRLRRAMAAGLTNLASIGLTDYGNPKFEYYAPLYFDFEEVRLKMKEIEQGRETGKIKVNIRKFLQVLHLELQEGSSR from the coding sequence ATGCCGCTTTCTTTCTGTATCGTGGATGACGATGCGGCAGCCAGACGGATGCTGCAGCATATTATCGAAGACAGCGGACTCGGCGAAGTGGTGGGAACAGCCGACGGGGGGCAGGAGGGAGTCAAGCTGATCCTCGGCGAAGCGCCAGATATTGTGCTGATGGATCTGCTGATGCCGGATCAGGATGGCATTGAGACGATTAATTCCCTGCAGGCGCAGGGCTGCCGTTCCAAGTTCGTGATGATCTCGCAGATTGAGAATGGGGATCTGGTCGGGCGCGCCTACCGCAGCGGGATTGAGTTCTTCATCCGCAAGCCGATCAACAAGTTCGAGGTGGAGGCTGTGCTGCAAAAGGTGAATGAGCGTTATGCGATCAACCGCTACCTGGAAGAGATCAAGTCCAGCCTGTTCAAGCTGGAAGGGCTGCAGTTCGGTCCGCCGCCGATCCCTCCCGCCAAACGTTCGGTGAAGGAGATTATCCAGCCGATCCTGATGAATATCGGAATGATCTCGGAGAACGGCAGCCGGGACATTATTATCATTATGGAGCAGATAGCAGCCAGAGGAGGAGAAATGGGTACGCTGCCGCCGCTGAAAGAGCTGTATGGATGGGCTGCTGCCACAACCAAAGAAACCCCCGCCGAGATTGCCAAGGAGGTCAAAGCGGTGGAACAGCGACTGCGCCGCGCGATGGCGGCAGGCCTGACCAATCTGGCTTCCATTGGGCTAACGGATTACGGGAATCCCAAGTTCGAATATTATGCGCCGCTCTATTTCGATTTCGAAGAGGTGCGGCTGAAGATGAAAGAGATTGAGCAAGGCCGGGAAACGGGCAAGATCAAGGTAAACATCCGTAAATTCCTGCAGGTGCTCCATCTGGAGCTGCAGGAGGGAAGCAGTCGGTAG
- a CDS encoding tyrosine protein kinase, translated as MPDHYYNHSRRSARSLAQPYTSPYPGVSPYVPAPVPVDTGILPAYNAEIVDTAVALPAVEAIEAKSGGLLGSLGNLGGLGNLANIEQIKGIIDRMGGIDGIVSSMGKVQKVMNSFQQMAPMVKLVMGTFGKKKGGAAGALAAEEDAALYTPKRRRKNRPAAPRRKAAPQKRRRSAPASGKRRRK; from the coding sequence ATGCCTGATCATTACTATAACCATTCCCGCCGAAGCGCGCGTTCGCTAGCCCAGCCTTATACATCTCCTTATCCTGGAGTCAGCCCCTATGTGCCGGCCCCCGTCCCCGTCGATACCGGAATCCTCCCTGCATATAACGCAGAGATTGTGGATACGGCGGTGGCTCTGCCCGCAGTTGAAGCAATTGAAGCCAAGAGCGGCGGGCTGCTTGGAAGTCTTGGCAATCTCGGTGGCCTGGGAAATCTGGCCAATATAGAGCAGATCAAGGGAATTATTGACCGTATGGGCGGAATCGACGGAATCGTTAGCTCCATGGGCAAGGTGCAGAAGGTGATGAACAGCTTCCAGCAGATGGCTCCGATGGTCAAGCTTGTGATGGGAACCTTCGGCAAAAAAAAGGGCGGAGCCGCCGGAGCACTGGCCGCAGAAGAGGACGCCGCACTCTATACACCGAAGCGGCGCAGGAAGAACCGCCCTGCCGCGCCGCGCCGCAAGGCCGCTCCCCAGAAACGGCGCCGCTCGGCTCCGGCTTCCGGCAAACGCCGCCGCAAATAG
- a CDS encoding diacylglycerol kinase, with product MKTARLIYNPTSGREEMKKRLADILDRLDMGGIEASCHATSGEGDATLAAADAVERGYDLIIAAGGDGTLNEVINGMAEKPNLPPLGVLPLGTTNDFARAMGIPKHWEDSCDLILRQQSRLIDLGKANDRYFINIAGGGSLTELTYEVPSKLKTMMGQLAYYLKGIEKMASLSPTELIIRANGQEVIHDEFMLFLIANTNSVGGFERLAPDARIDDGLLDVIAVKKCNLAEFIRLVSLAIRGEHLQDKKVVYFRTDAMDVISPDNVQLNLDGELGGTLPGRFRILPSHLRIFAQNQ from the coding sequence ATGAAAACTGCGAGATTGATCTATAATCCCACTTCTGGACGGGAAGAAATGAAGAAGCGGCTCGCCGACATTCTGGACCGGCTGGACATGGGGGGCATTGAAGCCTCCTGCCATGCTACGTCCGGAGAAGGCGATGCCACATTGGCCGCAGCGGATGCCGTTGAACGCGGATATGATCTGATCATAGCGGCGGGCGGCGATGGAACTTTAAATGAAGTAATAAACGGCATGGCCGAGAAACCCAATCTTCCGCCACTGGGTGTGCTTCCGCTGGGAACTACGAACGATTTTGCCCGCGCGATGGGGATTCCCAAGCACTGGGAGGATTCCTGTGATCTGATTCTCCGCCAGCAGTCACGTCTGATCGATCTGGGCAAAGCCAACGACCGTTATTTCATTAATATTGCTGGCGGCGGAAGCCTGACGGAATTGACCTATGAGGTCCCAAGCAAACTGAAGACCATGATGGGCCAGCTTGCCTACTACCTCAAGGGGATTGAGAAAATGGCCAGCCTGTCTCCGACCGAGCTGATCATCCGGGCCAACGGCCAGGAAGTGATCCATGACGAGTTCATGCTGTTCCTGATCGCCAACACGAATTCCGTAGGCGGCTTCGAGCGGCTTGCTCCCGATGCACGCATCGACGACGGCTTATTGGATGTGATCGCGGTGAAGAAATGCAACCTTGCCGAGTTCATCCGTCTGGTCAGTCTGGCCATCCGCGGCGAACATCTGCAGGACAAGAAGGTCGTCTACTTCCGCACCGATGCGATGGACGTCATCTCCCCCGATAACGTGCAGCTGAACCTCGACGGTGAACTGGGCGGCACCCTGCCGGGCCGGTTCCGGATTCTGCCTTCCCATCTGCGAATTTTTGCGCAGAATCAGTAG
- the rlmD gene encoding 23S rRNA (uracil(1939)-C(5))-methyltransferase RlmD, which produces MNKHRSGRSTGRRSRPAPVAGLPVNKNDEVTLDIIGMTHDGEGVGRVEGFTLFVLGALPGEKVRAKVLKVKKQYGYAKLLEVIEASSDRVTPPCEIYDRCGGCQLQHLSYTAQLAWKRQLVVDNLQRIGKLQVAGAPAMRRAGESKQAEAGGQAALGGSGAATGRVEMNDAGEPADVQVAGVDSVNGGVADPAVVDNSADTQQVQPAAAIADTTGILVRPTLGMDEPWRYRNKAQVPIGVANGELIGGFYSRGTHRIIDMDTCLIQHESNDDVVRKVKAIARRLGIMPYDEETGQGLLRHVVAKVAFRTGEMMVVLVTNGDRIPQQEEWISEIRREMPAVTSICQNINTKQTNVIFGDITRTLWGNEVIYDYIGDVKFAISARSFYQVNPPQTEVLYGKTVEYAGLTGKETVIDAYCGIGTISLFLAQHAKQVYGVEIVPEAIEDARANAQLNGMNNVTFEVGASEDVIPAWKEQGITPDVIVVDPPRKGCDARLLDTILEMKPERVVYVSCNPSTLARDLRVLEDGGYRTVEVQPVDMFPHTVHVECVVSIYRKDMLERDA; this is translated from the coding sequence ATGAATAAACACCGCAGTGGACGCAGCACGGGCCGCCGGAGCCGCCCGGCGCCGGTCGCCGGACTGCCAGTGAATAAGAATGATGAGGTCACGCTCGATATTATCGGCATGACCCATGACGGTGAAGGGGTAGGCCGCGTGGAAGGCTTTACCCTTTTTGTGCTGGGGGCCCTGCCCGGTGAGAAGGTCCGGGCCAAGGTGCTCAAGGTCAAGAAGCAATATGGCTACGCCAAGCTGCTGGAGGTAATTGAAGCGAGCAGTGACCGCGTCACGCCGCCCTGCGAGATCTATGACAGATGCGGCGGCTGCCAGCTGCAGCATCTGTCATACACAGCGCAGCTGGCGTGGAAACGCCAGCTGGTGGTGGACAACCTGCAGCGGATCGGGAAGCTGCAGGTTGCGGGCGCGCCTGCGATGCGCAGAGCTGGCGAGAGCAAGCAGGCCGAAGCAGGAGGCCAAGCAGCGCTTGGCGGGAGTGGAGCCGCTACAGGACGCGTCGAAATGAATGACGCAGGCGAACCTGCGGATGTTCAAGTTGCTGGTGTGGATAGTGTGAACGGTGGAGTGGCTGACCCTGCTGTTGTAGACAACTCTGCTGATACGCAGCAGGTTCAGCCCGCTGCTGCAATAGCGGATACCACAGGTATCCTTGTGCGTCCTACGCTTGGCATGGACGAGCCTTGGCGTTACCGCAACAAGGCCCAGGTGCCGATTGGCGTGGCCAACGGGGAGCTGATCGGCGGATTCTATTCGCGTGGCACACACCGGATCATCGACATGGATACCTGCCTGATCCAGCATGAGAGCAACGATGATGTAGTCCGCAAGGTGAAGGCTATCGCCCGCCGGCTCGGAATTATGCCCTATGATGAAGAGACCGGCCAAGGCCTGCTGCGCCATGTGGTGGCGAAGGTAGCTTTTCGGACCGGGGAGATGATGGTTGTACTGGTCACGAACGGTGACCGTATTCCGCAGCAGGAGGAGTGGATCAGCGAGATCCGCCGTGAGATGCCTGCCGTGACCAGCATCTGCCAGAACATAAATACGAAGCAGACGAATGTGATTTTTGGCGACATTACACGCACGCTCTGGGGCAACGAGGTTATTTACGATTATATCGGTGACGTGAAATTCGCCATTTCTGCCCGTTCATTCTATCAAGTGAACCCGCCGCAGACCGAGGTGCTCTATGGCAAAACCGTGGAGTACGCCGGACTTACCGGCAAAGAGACCGTGATCGACGCCTACTGCGGTATCGGAACGATCTCGCTGTTCCTTGCCCAGCATGCCAAGCAGGTCTATGGCGTGGAGATTGTGCCCGAAGCCATCGAAGACGCCCGCGCCAACGCGCAGTTGAACGGCATGAACAACGTGACCTTCGAGGTAGGCGCCTCCGAAGATGTAATTCCGGCCTGGAAAGAGCAGGGCATCACCCCCGATGTAATCGTGGTTGATCCCCCGCGAAAGGGCTGCGATGCTCGTCTGCTGGACACCATCCTGGAGATGAAGCCGGAGCGCGTGGTGTATGTATCGTGTAATCCTTCGACATTGGCGAGGGATTTGAGGGTACTGGAGGATGGCGGGTATAGAACGGTTGAGGTGCAGCCGGTGGATATGTTCCCGCATACGGTGCATGTGGAGTGTGTAGTGTCAATATATAGAAAAGATATGTTAGAAAGGGATGCCTAA
- the corA gene encoding magnesium/cobalt transporter CorA: protein MIHTMAVTPTGEVLTGIPLAELQLENYAWIWADFDMPTEAETLLLDTYFHFHPLAIEDCMHILQRPKLDYYEKVQFFVLHALNDQTLEAEEVDLFLSHNFLVSYHHDQKPEMNEAWEQVKSEIHSRKGWSGGPMAAAYRVMDKLVDKYFPSLYNIEDDLADLESRGSTESVEELMGQVFDVRGRLLKLRRTIVPMRDLMYRIVNSQHVQSNGEERIYFGDIYDHLLKLTDMIEVDREMTADLRDSYISLNSNRMNSIMKTLTVITTVFMPLTLIAGIYGMNFKVMPELEWNYGYFGVLLLMVVLGIGMFGWFRRSGWFK, encoded by the coding sequence ATGATACATACAATGGCCGTAACGCCAACAGGTGAAGTGCTGACGGGAATTCCGCTTGCTGAACTCCAGCTGGAGAATTATGCCTGGATCTGGGCGGATTTTGACATGCCGACGGAAGCGGAAACCCTGCTGCTAGATACCTATTTTCATTTCCATCCACTGGCTATCGAGGACTGCATGCATATCCTGCAGCGACCGAAGCTGGATTATTATGAGAAAGTGCAGTTTTTTGTGCTGCATGCCTTGAATGACCAGACGCTGGAGGCCGAAGAGGTGGATCTGTTCCTGAGCCATAACTTTCTGGTCTCCTATCATCACGATCAGAAGCCGGAAATGAATGAGGCCTGGGAGCAGGTGAAGAGTGAGATACACAGCCGCAAGGGCTGGTCGGGCGGACCGATGGCGGCAGCTTACCGGGTGATGGACAAGCTGGTGGATAAATATTTCCCCAGCCTATACAACATTGAGGATGATCTGGCCGACCTGGAGAGCAGAGGCAGCACAGAATCTGTCGAAGAGCTGATGGGCCAGGTGTTCGATGTGCGCGGAAGGTTGCTTAAGCTGCGCCGGACCATTGTGCCGATGCGTGATCTGATGTACCGGATTGTCAATTCCCAGCATGTCCAGAGCAATGGCGAGGAACGGATCTACTTCGGAGATATCTACGATCATCTGCTGAAGCTGACCGATATGATCGAAGTTGACCGCGAAATGACGGCAGATCTGCGGGATAGTTACATCTCGCTGAATTCGAACCGGATGAACTCAATTATGAAGACGCTGACGGTAATTACGACTGTCTTCATGCCGCTGACGCTGATCGCCGGAATTTACGGAATGAACTTCAAGGTGATGCCTGAGCTGGAATGGAATTATGGCTATTTCGGCGTGCTGCTGCTGATGGTAGTGCTGGGCATCGGGATGTTTGGCTGGTTCCGGCGCAGCGGATGGTTTAAGTAA
- a CDS encoding recombinase family protein, translated as MIYNVLGNDGLGTPADGGKTMKVATYVRVSTIFEEQDSSIINQEEGLIDYIHTNNWLLFDTYSERKTSFSKRKEFMRLIKDAMGKKFDVILVKSLSRLGRSIGELNTIVPELVKKGIRFVAITESFDTTQSDWQTKLAIFSMLYQMSSQTTSDFVRMAERTRAMRGEFTGSFPPYGYEKADKKLVPATNDTPEIVRRIFSTYQEGTLGMQAIANQLNTEKVPTPAQVQGRKNGSEYWCQSSIEYILTNPAYIGYLVAQKEQAITLGSSQRKNTAPTEQIVIPDNHPALISKEQYQMAQSLIQRRSHNKVSGMPNLFTHLLFCADCGGGMHCVKRPYGKTHYMCGKYKLWGKDYCKRHSIHEANLLDLIQADIHQLMNEHVNKDTLVRGLQKGSQIEEKNHAKEVAAIKNNIDKIEKRKQISEDKWLDGDITKEQYHEMLDRLSKELTVAKEKLLHLTKSNEVKQPLLSDIAKLVSLDKLDRELLLMLVKRIDVKEDGDVKITYNFKVTL; from the coding sequence ATGATATATAATGTGCTTGGCAACGACGGTTTAGGCACCCCTGCAGACGGGGGAAAAACAATGAAGGTAGCTACTTATGTTCGAGTCTCAACGATTTTTGAAGAACAGGATTCTTCAATTATTAATCAAGAGGAAGGACTGATAGATTACATCCACACAAACAATTGGCTGCTCTTTGATACTTACAGCGAGAGAAAAACCAGCTTCAGTAAACGAAAAGAATTTATGCGCTTAATAAAAGATGCAATGGGTAAAAAGTTTGATGTCATTCTCGTTAAATCTCTCAGCCGCCTCGGCCGCAGTATTGGTGAACTCAATACTATAGTGCCCGAGCTTGTAAAGAAAGGAATTCGCTTTGTTGCTATTACTGAGTCATTTGATACCACACAAAGCGATTGGCAAACCAAATTAGCCATCTTCTCAATGCTGTACCAAATGTCTAGTCAAACCACGTCAGATTTTGTACGCATGGCAGAAAGAACTCGAGCCATGCGGGGTGAATTTACCGGATCGTTCCCTCCGTATGGTTACGAAAAGGCGGATAAAAAACTGGTTCCTGCTACAAACGATACTCCGGAAATTGTCCGGCGTATCTTCTCAACATACCAAGAGGGGACTTTAGGAATGCAAGCTATTGCCAACCAACTGAATACAGAAAAGGTTCCCACTCCAGCACAAGTTCAAGGACGAAAGAATGGAAGTGAATACTGGTGCCAAAGCAGTATAGAGTACATTCTAACCAATCCGGCGTATATCGGATATCTAGTTGCGCAGAAAGAACAAGCCATCACTTTGGGAAGCAGCCAACGTAAAAACACGGCTCCTACAGAGCAAATTGTCATTCCAGACAATCACCCCGCTCTTATTTCTAAAGAACAGTATCAGATGGCGCAATCACTGATTCAACGCAGGTCGCACAATAAAGTTTCCGGAATGCCAAATTTATTTACTCACCTACTGTTTTGCGCTGATTGCGGGGGAGGAATGCACTGTGTAAAACGTCCTTATGGCAAAACGCACTACATGTGCGGCAAGTATAAGTTATGGGGCAAAGATTACTGCAAGCGCCACTCAATTCACGAAGCGAATTTACTCGATCTGATCCAAGCAGATATCCATCAACTCATGAACGAGCACGTTAACAAGGATACTCTTGTTCGGGGATTACAAAAGGGATCTCAGATAGAAGAGAAAAACCATGCCAAAGAGGTTGCAGCTATCAAAAACAATATCGATAAAATTGAGAAACGCAAACAAATCTCCGAAGACAAATGGCTGGATGGAGACATCACAAAAGAGCAATATCATGAAATGCTAGATCGATTAAGCAAGGAGTTGACAGTCGCTAAGGAAAAGTTACTACACTTAACCAAAAGCAACGAAGTCAAACAGCCACTCCTATCCGATATTGCCAAGCTTGTTTCCCTGGATAAACTGGATCGAGAGCTTCTACTCATGCTGGTTAAACGCATTGATGTGAAAGAAGATGGTGATGTAAAAATCACTTACAACTTCAAGGTTACTCTATAG
- a CDS encoding sirohydrochlorin chelatase encodes MKPGVLIISHGSRDKTWVGIVEEAVSGLSLREEMPVAVSFLELVEGRLIQDGIDELEYAGVTDIIVIPLFVSSGSTHVDEIEYALGAKSEPERETDLELFTVKAAVHYGYPVDDDPDIAVMIWDKLRELSVEPERETILLVGHGSRHEGFRQRWQQGISSLAERVRKLSGAAAADYGLLNPDSVKAKVEYWQERGHSVLVAPLFLSEGYFTKQVIPARLQGLNYKYSGQTLLPHPLLPHWIEQQVEQKLEELRNSAI; translated from the coding sequence ATGAAGCCGGGCGTGCTTATTATCAGCCATGGCTCCCGCGATAAGACCTGGGTTGGCATCGTAGAGGAAGCCGTTAGCGGATTGTCGCTGCGTGAAGAGATGCCTGTTGCCGTTTCTTTTCTGGAGCTGGTTGAAGGCCGTTTGATTCAGGATGGAATTGATGAGTTGGAATACGCAGGGGTCACAGATATCATTGTGATCCCCTTGTTTGTGTCTTCTGGTAGCACCCATGTTGATGAGATAGAATATGCATTGGGCGCCAAGTCTGAGCCTGAACGCGAGACGGATCTGGAATTATTCACTGTGAAGGCGGCTGTACACTACGGCTATCCGGTCGACGATGACCCGGATATTGCCGTCATGATCTGGGACAAGCTGCGCGAATTATCGGTAGAGCCGGAGCGGGAGACGATTCTGCTTGTGGGGCACGGAAGTAGGCATGAAGGCTTCAGGCAGCGTTGGCAGCAGGGGATCTCCTCCTTGGCCGAGCGGGTGCGGAAGCTCAGCGGAGCTGCGGCGGCAGATTATGGCCTGCTGAATCCCGACAGTGTGAAGGCGAAGGTGGAGTATTGGCAGGAGCGGGGACATTCGGTGCTGGTGGCGCCGCTGTTTCTGAGTGAAGGTTATTTTACCAAACAGGTGATTCCGGCGAGGCTTCAAGGGCTAAACTATAAATATTCCGGTCAGACGTTGTTGCCTCATCCGCTGCTTCCGCACTGGATTGAACAGCAGGTGGAGCAGAAACTGGAAGAACTGCGTAATAGCGCGATTTAG
- a CDS encoding YerC/YecD family TrpR-related protein, with protein MQLKKLDDRSIDQLFEAILTLKNMEECYVFFDDLCTVNEIQSLSQRLEVARMLGKGSTYNQIEAETGASTATISRVKRCLNYGNDGYKLTLERLGR; from the coding sequence ATGCAGCTCAAGAAGCTAGACGATAGAAGTATTGACCAATTATTTGAAGCCATTTTAACCTTGAAAAATATGGAAGAATGTTATGTTTTCTTTGACGACTTATGCACTGTAAACGAGATCCAATCGCTGTCGCAGCGGCTGGAGGTTGCCCGCATGTTAGGTAAAGGTTCTACATACAATCAGATCGAAGCTGAAACCGGGGCAAGCACGGCGACTATTTCGCGCGTGAAACGCTGCCTGAATTACGGGAATGACGGCTATAAGCTGACGCTGGAACGTTTAGGACGCTAG
- a CDS encoding copper amine oxidase N-terminal domain-containing protein gives MIVRSSINQKSIQTTAIHLSSTYSRSKVNGKSFAKRSFSIVVCGMMLGSNLIGGVLSNTTAQSENSFGQSISSGVLLNRFIDDVYLQNLRMAVQSLNADGWNLTRLRSLSNSLMEIEKKLSGNVDFLNIEALRSVILETEDSLVTNPLSNRDRHLLAEEQRAKAVLVQIKQKIGISIAEGKVNLSLLRSNASETKSNTVLASSTKEITVYLNGVKQHYAESPVMSNGTVLVPMRGIFESLGANLVFDAKNKTIHAKRNETQITVIVGAASASVNGKNIPLSVKAQTIHNITMVPLRFVSEALGATIEWNAETMTVKIESPSVSTSATPNVKSVSDSYIKYGNHVYGTNNQTEYTKVMNVVAGALKEGNSIKLGELYTEYYYKYIEGYRWSGDTSDRSIQNRGLKSAEDSIGVLVADGVSIEEIERVYQAQSIAIRLLNKAANPGEGSYSAYDALFYNISNCVSDAHVKSVVFDSIEYNTIVYGGNGHAEMAFQINGLWYETVSGTFERVDPVNSLATDGSILVQPTFGDMIHVVHSI, from the coding sequence ATGATAGTTCGATCATCAATAAATCAGAAGTCAATTCAAACTACAGCAATCCACCTGTCATCTACGTATTCCCGAAGCAAAGTAAATGGAAAGAGTTTTGCTAAGCGTTCATTTAGCATAGTAGTTTGTGGAATGATGTTGGGTTCCAACTTGATAGGCGGAGTGCTTTCGAATACCACAGCACAATCAGAAAATAGTTTTGGCCAATCGATTTCTTCAGGCGTTTTGCTGAATCGCTTCATTGATGATGTTTATCTTCAGAATTTACGCATGGCAGTACAATCATTGAATGCAGATGGTTGGAACCTTACGAGACTACGCTCGCTATCAAACAGTCTCATGGAAATTGAAAAGAAATTATCTGGAAATGTAGACTTTCTAAACATTGAAGCTCTACGTAGCGTAATTCTAGAGACAGAGGATTCTTTGGTGACAAATCCTCTCAGCAATAGAGATCGGCATTTACTTGCTGAGGAACAAAGAGCGAAAGCTGTACTAGTTCAAATCAAGCAGAAGATTGGAATCTCTATTGCTGAGGGAAAGGTTAATTTATCCTTATTACGATCCAATGCTTCGGAAACAAAGAGCAATACAGTATTGGCTTCTTCGACAAAAGAAATCACAGTATACCTCAATGGTGTTAAGCAACATTACGCTGAATCTCCAGTCATGAGTAATGGAACAGTGCTTGTTCCAATGAGGGGTATATTTGAATCTTTGGGTGCGAACCTCGTATTTGATGCGAAAAATAAGACGATCCATGCAAAAAGAAATGAAACTCAAATTACCGTTATTGTAGGAGCGGCATCTGCTTCGGTAAATGGAAAGAACATTCCATTATCAGTTAAGGCTCAGACAATTCATAATATAACGATGGTACCTTTACGGTTTGTAAGTGAGGCCTTAGGGGCGACTATAGAATGGAATGCAGAAACTATGACTGTGAAAATTGAATCTCCGTCTGTATCCACCTCAGCAACACCAAATGTTAAATCAGTGAGTGATAGTTATATCAAATATGGGAATCATGTATATGGTACTAACAATCAAACGGAGTATACAAAAGTTATGAATGTAGTGGCCGGCGCACTTAAAGAAGGAAACTCCATAAAATTAGGTGAACTGTATACGGAGTATTACTATAAGTATATTGAAGGATACAGATGGTCTGGTGATACTTCAGATCGTTCCATACAAAATCGAGGTTTGAAGAGTGCAGAGGACAGCATAGGTGTATTAGTCGCGGATGGGGTAAGTATAGAGGAAATTGAACGTGTGTATCAGGCTCAAAGTATTGCTATAAGGTTATTAAATAAAGCTGCTAATCCAGGAGAAGGGAGTTATTCCGCTTATGATGCTCTGTTTTATAATATCTCGAATTGCGTATCTGATGCTCATGTAAAATCAGTTGTGTTTGATTCAATTGAATACAATACAATTGTATACGGTGGGAATGGTCATGCGGAAATGGCATTTCAAATTAACGGTCTTTGGTATGAGACGGTTTCTGGAACGTTTGAGAGAGTAGATCCAGTTAATAGTCTTGCTACAGACGGTAGCATTTTGGTGCAACCAACTTTCGGAGATATGATACACGTAGTACATTCGATTTAG